The following are encoded together in the Blautia obeum ATCC 29174 genome:
- a CDS encoding DNA-deoxyinosine glycosylase, with amino-acid sequence MIKHTIAPIYDKNSRILILGSFPSVKSREQQFFYGHKQNRFWKVLAGILGYEVPQTIEEKKEMLLANHIAVWDVIQSCEIEGSSDASIHEVIPNDLSEILATADIRAIYTNGGKAFELYDKYIYPVNGIKAQKLPSTSPANAGYSLERLKEAWMEIVKTLIM; translated from the coding sequence ATGATAAAACACACAATAGCACCCATATATGACAAGAATTCCCGTATCCTGATACTGGGGAGTTTTCCATCTGTAAAATCGAGAGAACAGCAATTTTTTTATGGCCATAAGCAAAACCGTTTTTGGAAAGTACTTGCCGGGATTCTGGGATATGAAGTGCCTCAGACAATTGAGGAGAAGAAGGAGATGCTTCTGGCGAATCATATTGCTGTATGGGATGTGATTCAGAGCTGTGAGATTGAAGGCTCTTCAGATGCCAGTATTCATGAGGTGATTCCGAATGATCTGTCGGAAATTCTTGCGACGGCAGATATCCGGGCAATTTATACAAATGGTGGAAAAGCTTTTGAATTGTATGATAAATACATTTACCCGGTGAATGGAATCAAAGCACAGAAACTTCCGTCAACGAGTCCTGCCAATGCAGGATATTCACTGGAGCGGCTGAAGGAAGCATGGATGGAGATCGTGAAAACGCTTATTATGTGA
- a CDS encoding ABC transporter ATP-binding protein, with protein sequence MRSLAIYLKNYRKESILAPFFKFLEVVFDLLVPVVIAQIIDVGITGNDRPYIIERFFILVLMAAAGLAVSITAQFFAAKASVGFATELRQAVYDHVQKLSYTELDTLGTDTLITRLTDDINQVQNGVNMGLRLLLRSPFIVLGSMVMAFTINTRCALIFVVAIPVLFLVVFVIMYLSIPLFGKVQARLDAVTGLTRENLTGVRVIRAFCREEEAVREFDASNAQLTKLNEFVGKLSALLNPVTYVLINIATVILINNAGLQVNLGNMQQGQVVALYNYMAQMIVELIKLASLIITLNKSAACANRVADILKVKSSMNHPVSTASTAVCGENAVEFHDVTFTYAESGAPSLSNISFSVKRGQTVGIIGGTGSGKSTLVNLIARFYDATSGTIQIDGQNIQNYSQHDLREKIGVVPQRAVLFKGSIRENMKWGRENATDEEIWDALTTAQAREIVENKDGQLDFKLEQNGRNLSGGQRQRLTIARAVVKKPEFLILDDSASALDFATDAALRRSLHQLSGNVTTFLVSQRAASIRQADLILVLDDGELVGKGIHDDLIRTCDTYREIYFSQFPEEREKYNTSNTAVSVNASEVTL encoded by the coding sequence ATGCGATCTCTCGCAATCTATCTGAAAAATTACAGGAAAGAAAGCATTCTTGCCCCTTTCTTCAAATTTCTGGAAGTTGTGTTTGATCTGCTTGTCCCGGTAGTCATTGCGCAGATCATTGATGTAGGTATCACTGGAAATGATCGCCCGTATATCATCGAGCGATTTTTTATTCTGGTACTCATGGCAGCTGCCGGACTCGCAGTCAGCATCACCGCCCAGTTTTTTGCAGCTAAGGCTAGTGTAGGATTTGCCACAGAACTGAGACAGGCCGTTTACGACCATGTGCAGAAGCTTTCTTACACAGAACTTGATACTCTTGGAACAGATACTCTGATCACCCGTCTTACAGATGATATCAATCAGGTACAGAACGGTGTAAATATGGGCCTGCGCCTTCTTCTTCGAAGTCCTTTTATCGTATTGGGTTCCATGGTCATGGCCTTTACGATCAACACACGTTGTGCATTGATCTTTGTTGTTGCTATTCCGGTGCTTTTCCTGGTTGTATTTGTGATCATGTACCTGAGTATTCCGCTTTTTGGCAAGGTACAGGCACGTCTGGACGCAGTTACAGGACTAACCCGTGAAAACCTGACCGGTGTACGTGTCATCCGCGCTTTTTGTCGCGAAGAAGAAGCCGTCCGTGAATTTGATGCCAGCAATGCTCAGCTTACAAAGCTGAACGAATTTGTCGGAAAGCTGTCTGCTCTTCTAAATCCGGTAACTTATGTACTGATCAATATCGCAACAGTCATTCTGATCAATAATGCAGGACTCCAGGTCAATCTCGGAAATATGCAGCAGGGACAGGTCGTTGCTCTTTATAACTATATGGCTCAGATGATCGTTGAACTCATTAAACTTGCTTCTCTGATCATTACACTAAACAAATCTGCCGCATGTGCAAACCGTGTTGCCGATATTCTCAAAGTAAAATCTTCCATGAATCATCCGGTTTCTACTGCCTCCACTGCAGTTTGCGGCGAAAACGCAGTCGAATTCCATGATGTTACTTTTACTTATGCAGAATCAGGCGCACCCAGCCTTTCCAATATCAGCTTTTCTGTCAAAAGAGGCCAGACTGTTGGAATCATCGGAGGTACCGGAAGCGGTAAATCCACCCTGGTCAACCTGATTGCCCGTTTTTATGATGCGACCAGCGGAACTATACAGATAGACGGGCAAAATATCCAGAACTACAGCCAGCATGACCTTCGTGAAAAGATCGGTGTTGTTCCACAACGCGCTGTACTTTTTAAAGGATCCATCCGCGAAAACATGAAATGGGGACGTGAGAATGCAACAGATGAAGAAATCTGGGATGCACTCACGACCGCACAGGCTCGTGAAATTGTAGAAAACAAAGATGGACAGCTTGATTTCAAATTGGAACAGAATGGACGAAATCTTTCCGGCGGTCAGCGTCAGCGTCTTACTATCGCACGTGCCGTTGTAAAGAAACCGGAATTTCTGATTCTTGACGACAGTGCCAGTGCTCTGGATTTTGCAACAGATGCTGCACTTCGCAGATCTCTCCATCAGCTCAGTGGAAATGTTACCACCTTCCTGGTGTCCCAGCGTGCTGCAAGTATCCGTCAGGCAGATCTGATCCTTGTTCTGGATGACGGTGAGCTTGTTGGAAAAGGCATTCACGATGACCTTATCCGCACCTGCGATACGTACCGCGAAATCTATTTCTCCCAGTTCCCGGAAGAACGTGAAAAATACAATACATCAAATACAGCCGTATCCGTTAATGCTTCGGAGGTGACCTTATGA
- a CDS encoding HlyC/CorC family transporter, which produces MDASDTYQLIILIILLALSAFFSSNETALMAVNKIRLRALADEGNKRAAKVLDIVENHTPKMLSAILIGNNLVNITASSLATSLAYSFGGYMVSIATAALTVAILIFGEITPKNYATLNAEKITLRYIPILSFFMMIMTPFIFIINMVSRVFMKLLRVDPDAANKAMTEEELRTIVDVSHEDGVIESDEKKMIYNVFDLGDADAKDIMVPRVNVSFADVDSTYDELIDIFREDRFTRLPVYENTQDNIVGIINMKDLLLYDSTKPFNIRDYLRKPHFTYEYKDISELLVEMRESTFNIAIVLDEYGEMTGLITLEDILEEIVGEIHDEYDESENELIKKLSDREYIVEGSMSLDDVNDHLGTHLDSEDYDSLGGLIIEHLDRLPVAGDQVITDDHIRLVVEKLDKNRIESVRVILPEATEETESGDSESSKEA; this is translated from the coding sequence GTGGATGCAAGTGACACTTACCAGCTAATTATTCTGATCATATTACTGGCGTTATCCGCATTTTTTTCATCAAATGAAACTGCTCTTATGGCAGTCAACAAAATAAGGCTGCGCGCCCTTGCCGATGAAGGCAACAAACGTGCTGCAAAGGTTCTGGACATTGTTGAGAATCATACCCCCAAAATGCTCAGCGCTATTCTGATTGGAAATAACCTTGTTAATATCACCGCCTCCTCTCTTGCCACTTCACTGGCATACAGTTTTGGCGGATACATGGTGAGTATTGCCACAGCTGCCCTTACTGTAGCCATCCTTATATTTGGTGAAATCACACCTAAGAATTATGCTACATTGAATGCAGAAAAAATCACCCTGCGCTACATTCCTATTCTTAGTTTTTTTATGATGATCATGACTCCATTTATTTTTATTATCAATATGGTGTCACGTGTATTCATGAAATTGCTTCGTGTGGATCCGGATGCTGCTAATAAGGCTATGACAGAAGAAGAACTTCGTACGATCGTAGATGTCAGCCATGAAGATGGTGTTATCGAATCTGACGAAAAGAAAATGATCTACAATGTATTCGATCTGGGAGATGCAGATGCCAAAGATATTATGGTTCCAAGAGTCAATGTATCTTTTGCGGATGTTGATTCTACTTATGATGAACTGATTGATATTTTCCGTGAGGATCGTTTTACGCGTCTTCCTGTCTATGAAAATACACAAGACAATATCGTTGGTATCATCAACATGAAGGATCTTCTTTTGTATGATTCAACCAAGCCTTTTAATATCCGTGATTATCTCCGCAAGCCACATTTTACTTATGAATACAAGGATATTTCTGAACTTCTGGTCGAAATGCGTGAATCTACTTTCAACATCGCCATTGTTCTTGATGAATATGGTGAAATGACCGGACTTATCACCCTGGAGGACATTCTCGAAGAAATCGTTGGAGAAATTCATGATGAATACGATGAAAGCGAAAATGAACTGATCAAAAAGCTTTCCGACCGTGAATATATCGTAGAAGGATCCATGAGTCTTGATGACGTAAATGATCATCTCGGCACTCATCTTGATTCTGAAGATTACGATTCTCTGGGTGGTCTCATCATTGAACATCTGGATCGTCTTCCGGTCGCAGGTGACCAGGTTATTACAGATGATCATATCCGCCTGGTAGTTGAGAAGCTGGATAAAAACCGCATTGAAAGTGTACGTGTGATTCTTCCTGAAGCAACTGAGGAAACAGAATCCGGTGATTCTGAGTCTTCAAAAGAAGCATAA
- a CDS encoding phosphoribosylaminoimidazolesuccinocarboxamide synthase → MQELKPIKEGKVREIYDNGDSLIMVATDRISCFDVILNNEVTKKGTVLTQMSKFWFDLTEDILPNHMISVDVKDMPEFFQQEKYTGKSMMCRKLNMLPIECIVRGYITGSGWKSYQENGTVCGITLPEGLKESDKLPEPIYTPSTKAEIGDHDENISFEQSIDHLEKYFPGRGRELAEKLRDNTIALYKKCAEYALSKGIIIADTKFEFGLDEDGNMVIGDEMLTPDSSRFWPAEGYEPGHGQPSFDKQFARDWLTSHPGNDWTLPQEIVDKTIEKYLQAYKMLTGKDLD, encoded by the coding sequence ATGCAGGAATTAAAACCTATTAAAGAAGGTAAAGTACGTGAGATCTATGATAACGGAGACAGTTTGATCATGGTAGCAACTGACCGTATCAGCTGTTTTGATGTTATCCTTAACAATGAAGTAACCAAAAAAGGAACTGTACTGACACAGATGTCCAAGTTCTGGTTTGATCTGACCGAGGACATTCTGCCTAACCACATGATTTCTGTTGATGTAAAAGACATGCCTGAATTTTTCCAGCAAGAGAAATATACCGGAAAATCTATGATGTGCCGCAAACTGAACATGCTTCCAATTGAATGTATCGTTCGTGGTTATATTACAGGCAGCGGATGGAAGAGCTATCAGGAAAATGGCACTGTCTGCGGAATCACTCTTCCTGAAGGCTTAAAAGAATCCGACAAGCTTCCTGAGCCTATTTACACCCCGTCAACCAAAGCCGAGATTGGTGATCATGATGAAAATATCTCTTTTGAGCAGAGTATTGACCATCTCGAAAAATATTTCCCTGGCAGAGGACGCGAACTTGCAGAAAAACTTCGCGATAATACGATTGCTCTTTACAAAAAATGCGCTGAATATGCATTAAGTAAAGGCATTATCATTGCAGATACCAAATTTGAATTCGGCCTGGATGAAGACGGTAATATGGTAATCGGTGATGAAATGCTGACACCTGACAGCTCCCGTTTCTGGCCGGCAGAAGGATATGAACCAGGCCATGGACAGCCTTCTTTCGACAAACAGTTTGCACGTGACTGGCTGACTTCTCATCCTGGAAACGACTGGACACTACCACAGGAAATCGTAGACAAAACTATCGAAAAATATCTGCAGGCATACAAAATGCTTACAGGCAAAGATCTCGACTAA
- a CDS encoding diguanylate cyclase domain-containing protein, translating into MDGDRENAYYVTVSAGIFVMCRDKKISTEDTLSRADERLYEAKKHKTQMLIK; encoded by the coding sequence ATGGATGGAGATCGTGAAAACGCTTATTATGTGACTGTATCGGCAGGTATTTTTGTAATGTGCAGGGATAAAAAAATTTCCACGGAAGATACATTGTCCAGGGCAGATGAACGACTGTATGAAGCAAAGAAGCATAAAACACAAATGCTGATAAAATAA
- a CDS encoding putative bifunctional diguanylate cyclase/phosphodiesterase has protein sequence MGITNVLYNRSEFLEKAQEFLDACESSGWCIISIDIERFKLFNNWYGQEAGDILLQNISQYLLRVQQMKGYLAGYFGGDHFFMYIPDDEQLINLIYKTIRSYIGIHSQNEGFLPIIGIYPITEKHPDTATMCNNAQLAASEIKGNFNKRICYFTNEIIDQLEKEQQMLHDVKVGLENKEFTFYLQPKCNSITGAIVSMEALSRWISPSRGFVSPGEFIPFLENNGMITALDTYIWDAVCQTLAYWKKDHLYVVPISINVSVADIETINVPEFLQDLIIKYGLTPEMLLVEITETAFSENNIIVRKTIDQLHQYGFCILMDDFGSGYSSLNMLKDANVDILKLDMKFIEMNPENRQKGIQIINSVVNMAHKLELPIIAEGVETPEQIEMLHSMNCVYAQGYFFFKPMPVADAEDLLSNVPHEHYNHAHKAVSDDTTVTEPKSSVELLHETTVTHSIFKILAENFLLLARLNLSNAEYEILKRDYRLHGKELELEHNFELYNRRILNENLIHPDDVELYRSRITLSSLQDIFFGGHKQLTYQFRRCLDNDYISTTMEFLAGNKCDAQNPWIVVIIREKTV, from the coding sequence ATGGGCATAACAAATGTGCTGTACAATCGATCGGAATTTCTTGAAAAAGCTCAAGAATTCCTTGATGCATGCGAATCATCTGGCTGGTGTATCATTTCCATCGACATCGAACGTTTTAAATTATTTAATAACTGGTACGGACAGGAAGCAGGGGATATTCTGCTTCAGAATATCAGTCAGTACCTGCTTCGTGTACAGCAGATGAAAGGATACCTGGCTGGCTATTTCGGTGGAGATCATTTCTTTATGTATATTCCTGATGACGAGCAACTGATCAATCTGATCTACAAAACAATTCGCAGTTATATTGGCATCCACAGTCAGAACGAGGGGTTTCTTCCAATCATCGGTATCTACCCCATTACAGAGAAGCATCCGGATACAGCGACCATGTGTAACAATGCACAGCTCGCTGCTTCCGAGATCAAGGGAAATTTTAATAAACGGATCTGTTATTTCACAAATGAGATCATTGATCAGCTGGAAAAAGAACAACAGATGCTCCACGACGTAAAAGTCGGTCTGGAAAACAAAGAATTTACTTTCTATCTGCAGCCCAAATGCAACAGTATCACTGGTGCAATCGTCAGTATGGAAGCTCTCTCCCGCTGGATCAGTCCTTCCCGTGGTTTTGTTTCTCCAGGAGAATTTATTCCATTTCTCGAGAATAACGGTATGATCACTGCACTGGATACTTATATCTGGGATGCAGTCTGCCAGACTCTGGCCTATTGGAAAAAAGATCATCTTTATGTTGTTCCTATCTCCATCAATGTCTCTGTAGCTGACATTGAAACGATCAATGTTCCTGAATTTCTTCAGGATCTTATCATAAAATATGGACTGACACCCGAAATGCTCCTTGTGGAGATTACTGAGACTGCATTTTCCGAAAATAATATCATTGTAAGAAAAACGATTGATCAGCTTCATCAGTATGGTTTCTGTATTCTTATGGATGATTTTGGAAGTGGTTACTCTTCTCTTAATATGCTCAAGGATGCCAATGTCGATATTTTGAAACTTGATATGAAATTTATTGAAATGAATCCAGAAAACCGCCAGAAAGGTATTCAGATCATTAATTCTGTTGTTAACATGGCACACAAACTGGAGCTTCCTATTATTGCAGAAGGTGTGGAAACTCCGGAGCAGATTGAGATGCTTCATTCCATGAACTGTGTTTATGCGCAGGGATACTTTTTCTTCAAACCAATGCCAGTCGCAGATGCCGAGGACCTTCTCAGTAATGTTCCTCATGAACACTATAATCATGCCCACAAAGCTGTTTCAGATGATACTACTGTGACAGAACCAAAATCATCCGTAGAACTTCTTCATGAAACAACGGTTACACATTCCATTTTTAAGATCCTTGCGGAAAATTTCCTGCTTCTTGCAAGACTGAATCTCAGCAATGCAGAATACGAAATCCTCAAAAGAGATTATCGGCTTCATGGCAAGGAACTTGAACTGGAGCATAATTTTGAATTATACAATCGTCGTATTCTCAACGAAAACCTGATTCATCCCGACGACGTAGAATTATACCGTTCAAGAATCACACTCTCTTCACTGCAGGACATTTTCTTTGGTGGCCATAAACAGCTCACCTATCAGTTCCGCCGTTGTTTGGACAATGATTATATCTCTACGACTATGGAATTTCTCGCCGGCAACAAATGTGATGCACAGAATCCATGGATTGTTGTTATCATTCGCGAAAAAACAGTCTGA
- a CDS encoding C-GCAxxG-C-C family protein, translating into MSTKADMAIAFHDKGYNCAQAVACSFCQEFGVAEEEMFRIAEGFGLGMGMMEVCGALSGMMMIIGLENSVGEPEKGRLTKGDTYRKVKEYVKKFQEQNGSYLCRELKGVETGKVLRSCPDCIRDAVALTEEYLAAQKQN; encoded by the coding sequence ATGAGTACAAAAGCAGATATGGCAATTGCATTTCATGATAAGGGATATAACTGTGCACAGGCAGTTGCCTGTTCGTTTTGTCAGGAATTTGGTGTAGCGGAAGAAGAGATGTTCCGGATCGCAGAAGGCTTCGGACTTGGAATGGGAATGATGGAAGTATGTGGAGCACTTTCAGGAATGATGATGATCATCGGACTGGAAAACAGTGTCGGAGAACCGGAAAAAGGCAGACTGACAAAAGGTGATACCTACAGAAAGGTAAAAGAATATGTAAAGAAGTTCCAGGAACAGAATGGTTCTTATCTTTGCAGGGAACTGAAAGGTGTGGAAACAGGAAAAGTACTTCGCAGTTGTCCGGATTGTATTCGTGATGCAGTAGCACTGACTGAGGAATATCTGGCTGCACAGAAGCAGAACTGA
- a CDS encoding YkgJ family cysteine cluster protein codes for MRREVTLEEISDGRLYDANDMVKADCQDCKGCHDCCTGMGDSVLLDPYDVCRLSRGLRKIPEELIGSVLELGISDGNVLPHLAMRGTEEKCVFLNQEGRCSIHEIRPGFCRLFPLGRYYTEDGFKYIIQIHECAKKNRSKIKVKKWIDTPDLRQYEKFVWDWHQFLLDVQEVFYQTEDADLIKNLNMYVLSRFYTKSYEENRDFYEQFYERLEEAKKLLSLGV; via the coding sequence ATGAGAAGAGAAGTGACACTGGAAGAAATTTCAGATGGAAGATTATATGATGCGAATGATATGGTCAAAGCAGATTGTCAGGACTGCAAAGGCTGTCATGACTGCTGTACAGGGATGGGAGATTCTGTCCTTCTGGATCCGTATGATGTCTGTCGATTGAGCAGAGGTCTCCGGAAAATACCGGAAGAACTGATTGGGAGTGTGTTGGAACTTGGGATTTCTGATGGCAATGTTCTGCCACATCTGGCAATGCGCGGAACAGAAGAAAAATGCGTTTTCCTGAATCAGGAAGGCAGATGCTCCATACATGAGATTCGTCCTGGATTCTGCCGGTTGTTTCCACTGGGAAGATATTATACGGAAGATGGATTTAAATATATCATTCAGATCCATGAATGTGCAAAGAAAAACCGTTCCAAGATCAAGGTAAAAAAATGGATCGACACACCGGACCTCAGACAATACGAAAAATTTGTATGGGATTGGCATCAGTTTCTTCTGGATGTACAGGAAGTGTTTTACCAGACGGAAGATGCGGATCTGATCAAAAATCTGAATATGTATGTGCTCAGCCGTTTTTATACAAAATCATATGAAGAAAACAGAGATTTTTATGAGCAATTTTATGAACGTCTTGAAGAAGCAAAAAAACTTCTGAGCCTGGGAGTATGA
- a CDS encoding ABC transporter ATP-binding protein, giving the protein MSKQNKQQTNTTSMETLWKVLRFIGKYRFLLVLSIILAAVSVILQLYVPVLFGNAIDQVVAKREVNFRMMWYYLSRILVMIIVSSVATWIMNIINNRMTFRTVQDIRAKAIRHIQVLPLSYLDSHSTGDIISRVIADTDILSDGLLLGFTQLFSGIVTIIGTLLFMFSKNIWITLMVIVLTPLSFFVAKFISSRSFHMFRKQSDARGRQTALIEEMIGNQKIVQAFGYEDKSSGRFALINEELKECSQKAVFYSSLTNPSTRFVNNVIYAGVALAGAFMIPGGSLTVGGLSVLLAYANQYMKPFNDISSVITELQSALACAARIFALLEEEPESADSKDTITDVRGEVNIDNVCFRYVPDKKLIENFNLHAEPGKHIAIVGPTGCGKTTFINLLMRFYDVTSGTISIDGHPINEISRHSLRSSFGMVLQDTWIKNGTVRENLNIGKPDATDEEIIEAARHSHSWEFIRRLPNGLDTRLKEDSLSQGEKQLLCITRVMLCLPPMLILDEATSSIDTRTELMVQEAFDRLMEGRTSFIVAHRLSTIRNADEILVMKAGSIVEQGSHDELMAKGGFYQNLYNSQFVKVAE; this is encoded by the coding sequence ATGAGCAAACAGAACAAACAGCAGACAAATACGACCAGCATGGAAACCCTCTGGAAAGTACTCCGCTTTATCGGAAAATACCGTTTTCTTCTGGTCCTGAGCATTATTCTGGCAGCTGTATCTGTCATCCTGCAGTTATATGTACCAGTACTTTTCGGTAATGCGATTGACCAGGTAGTTGCCAAACGTGAAGTTAATTTCCGTATGATGTGGTATTATCTCAGCCGGATTCTTGTGATGATCATCGTTTCCAGTGTTGCTACCTGGATCATGAATATCATTAACAACCGTATGACCTTCCGTACGGTACAGGATATCCGTGCAAAAGCGATCCGTCATATTCAGGTACTTCCGCTCTCCTATCTGGACAGCCACAGCACCGGTGATATCATAAGCCGCGTCATTGCTGATACCGATATTCTTTCGGATGGTCTTCTGCTTGGATTCACACAGCTTTTCTCAGGAATCGTTACGATCATCGGAACTCTGCTTTTCATGTTTTCTAAGAATATCTGGATCACTTTGATGGTCATTGTTCTGACTCCGCTCAGTTTCTTTGTTGCAAAATTTATTTCCTCACGTTCCTTCCATATGTTCCGGAAGCAGAGTGATGCACGTGGCCGTCAGACCGCACTTATCGAAGAAATGATTGGAAATCAGAAGATCGTACAGGCCTTCGGATACGAAGATAAATCATCTGGACGTTTTGCCCTGATCAATGAAGAATTAAAAGAATGCAGTCAGAAAGCGGTCTTTTACAGTAGCCTGACCAACCCGTCCACACGTTTTGTCAATAATGTCATTTATGCAGGTGTTGCCCTGGCCGGTGCTTTCATGATTCCTGGCGGTTCCCTAACTGTTGGTGGTCTGTCCGTACTTCTTGCTTATGCAAATCAGTACATGAAACCATTCAATGATATCAGTTCTGTCATCACAGAGCTTCAGAGTGCACTTGCATGCGCGGCCAGAATCTTTGCTCTTCTGGAAGAAGAACCGGAAAGTGCTGATTCCAAGGACACCATCACTGATGTCAGAGGTGAAGTCAACATCGATAACGTTTGTTTCCGCTACGTTCCGGACAAAAAACTGATTGAAAATTTCAACCTGCATGCAGAACCAGGCAAGCATATCGCAATCGTCGGACCAACTGGCTGTGGAAAAACAACCTTTATCAACCTGCTGATGCGATTCTATGATGTGACCAGCGGTACAATCTCGATTGATGGTCACCCGATCAATGAAATTTCCCGTCATTCTCTGCGTAGCAGCTTTGGCATGGTGCTTCAGGACACCTGGATCAAAAACGGCACTGTCCGCGAAAATCTCAACATCGGTAAGCCAGATGCAACCGATGAAGAAATTATCGAAGCAGCCAGACATTCTCACAGCTGGGAATTTATCCGCCGTCTTCCAAATGGCCTGGACACACGCTTAAAAGAAGACAGTCTGAGCCAGGGTGAAAAACAGCTTCTTTGTATCACCCGTGTCATGCTCTGTCTGCCTCCAATGCTGATACTGGATGAAGCCACTTCCAGTATCGATACCCGAACTGAACTGATGGTTCAGGAAGCTTTTGACCGTCTTATGGAGGGACGTACAAGCTTTATCGTAGCGCATCGTCTTTCTACGATTCGAAATGCAGATGAGATTCTTGTCATGAAAGCCGGAAGTATCGTCGAACAGGGATCGCATGATGAACTTATGGCAAAGGGCGGATTCTATCAAAATCTGTACAACAGTCAGTTTGTCAAAGTAGCTGAATAA
- a CDS encoding ArsR/SmtB family transcription factor, producing the protein MTQITLPHNHGESADELFSLLPAPQEFQTSAELFGLLSDESRLRIFWILCHYEECVINLSSLVGMSSPAVSHHLRQLKTRRLIVSHRSGKEVYYKPADTPQVHTLHSCLERLISLSDSTEHQTEVSNDTETR; encoded by the coding sequence ATGACACAAATTACATTGCCACATAATCATGGCGAATCAGCTGATGAGCTGTTTTCTCTGCTTCCTGCTCCACAAGAATTTCAGACATCTGCAGAACTATTCGGATTACTCAGTGATGAAAGCAGACTGCGTATTTTTTGGATTTTATGTCACTATGAAGAATGCGTAATCAACCTGTCTTCCCTTGTTGGTATGAGCAGTCCTGCTGTATCTCATCATCTAAGACAATTAAAAACCCGACGGCTGATTGTCAGCCATCGGAGTGGAAAGGAAGTCTATTATAAACCTGCTGATACCCCACAGGTTCACACTCTGCATAGCTGCCTTGAAAGATTAATTTCCTTATCCGATTCCACAGAGCATCAAACGGAGGTATCAAATGACACGGAAACACGATAA
- a CDS encoding helix-turn-helix domain-containing protein: MTRKHDKNTEDILKDIPNGKIIINRHNSTHENTIFNKDFRYCSDGRGLVDTYSVFPGIELSFNYYYANCFEFQHRPVHSAMQINHCRSGRMGWKMQDQSTIYLGPGDLSLHTLHSCADSAMNLPLGYYQGVSVFIDLNALTATPPDILSEAGINGNNLYAKFCEQAGHTAIPASEKIEHIFSELYDLPERMYLPYFKLKVQELLLFLDMLDLENTKRLNQYVSGQVETIKEIHSLMTSDLKRHYTIEELSKQYLMNTTTLKSVFKAVYGMPIASYMKEYRMKSTSNMLLQEDKSISEIAAAVGYKSQSKFTSAFRDIFQILPTAYQKLYRNQ, encoded by the coding sequence ATGACACGGAAACACGATAAAAATACGGAAGATATTTTGAAAGATATTCCAAATGGAAAAATCATCATAAACCGCCATAACAGTACACATGAAAACACTATTTTCAATAAGGATTTTCGCTATTGCTCCGATGGAAGGGGACTAGTAGATACTTATTCTGTTTTTCCCGGAATTGAACTTTCTTTTAATTATTACTATGCAAATTGTTTTGAATTTCAGCATAGACCTGTCCACTCTGCTATGCAGATCAATCACTGCCGAAGTGGAAGAATGGGCTGGAAAATGCAGGATCAATCCACAATATATTTGGGCCCCGGAGATTTATCTCTCCACACACTGCATTCATGTGCGGATTCTGCCATGAACCTGCCATTAGGATATTATCAAGGTGTATCCGTCTTCATTGATTTGAATGCGCTAACTGCTACACCACCAGACATTCTTTCTGAAGCAGGCATCAACGGAAATAACCTCTACGCAAAATTTTGTGAACAAGCAGGGCATACTGCTATACCAGCCAGCGAGAAAATCGAACATATTTTTTCAGAATTATATGATTTGCCAGAAAGAATGTACTTACCTTATTTCAAATTAAAAGTTCAAGAGTTGCTGTTGTTTTTAGATATGCTGGATTTAGAAAATACAAAAAGATTGAACCAGTATGTTTCTGGGCAGGTGGAAACTATCAAAGAAATTCACAGTCTGATGACATCCGACCTAAAACGCCACTATACTATTGAAGAGTTGTCAAAACAGTACCTGATGAACACCACTACTTTGAAATCCGTTTTCAAAGCAGTCTATGGAATGCCCATCGCTTCTTACATGAAAGAATACCGTATGAAGTCGACATCGAATATGCTGTTGCAGGAAGATAAATCTATTTCGGAAATTGCCGCCGCTGTGGGATATAAAAGCCAAAGTAAATTTACATCGGCTTTCCGAGATATATTTCAGATATTACCTACTGCATATCAGAAACTGTATCGTAATCAATAA